CACCTCCAGGGCGGCGAGCAGTTGCAGATCGAGGCTGTCGAGGCTGTGGGATTCCATCTTCATGTGGCCTGCCTCTGTCGGATTCCGTCGGTCGCGGACCGTCGACCGCTGCGATCGGCCGGTGCCACCCCATCGTACGGAGAGAAGCGAGCCGACCGGCACAACGGTGCCGGCGGAGTCGGCCGGATCGGCGGCGAGAGTCCCCCGTGCCCGTGGCACGGGGACGCACGGGGATCCGGCGGTACAGGGAGATGAGGCCATGCGTAAGTGGGGGCCGCTGACGGCGGTGTGCCTGGGCACGTTCATGTTGCTGCTGGACGTGACGATCGCGATCGTCGCGCTGCCGGACATGGCGAGGGGGCTGCACGCCTCGCTGAGCGATCTGCAGTGGGTGATCGACGGCTACGCGCTGGCGCTCGCCGCGCTGCTGCTGGGGGTGGGGGCGGCCGCCGACATCCTGGGCCGCCGCCGGGTGCACGTGGCGGGGGTCGCGCTGTTCGCGGCGGCGTCGCTGTGGTGCGGGCTGGCGACCGGGCCCCAGATGCTGGTGACCGCCCGGGTGGTCCAGGGGGTCGGCGCGGCGGCGACGCTCGCGACGACGCTGCCCCTGCTCGGCTCGGTCTACCGGGGGCGGGACCGGTCCACCGCGCTCGGCGTGTGGGGCGCGGTCAGCGGCAGCGCCGCGGCGGTCGGTCCGGTGCTGGGCGGGCTGCTGACCGAGGGGCCCGGCTGGCGGTGGATCTTCTTCGTGAACCTGCCGGTGAGCGTGGCGGCGGTGTGGCTGACGCTGAAGGTGGTGCCGGAGTCGAAGGGCCCGCGTGGCCTGCGGATCGACTGGGCGGGCACGGCGGCGTTCGCCTGCTTCACGGGAGCGACGACCTTCGCGGTGGTGCGGGCGGGGTCCGACGGCTGGGCGTCGGCCGTGACCACCGGCTCCTTCGCGGTCGCGGCGGCGGCGCTGCTCGCCTTCGTCCTGGTCGAGCGCCGGGTGGCGCAGCCGCTGCTCGATCTGGCGCTGCTGCGCAAGCCCGCCTTCGTCGGCGTGATGCTGGGCGCGCTCGCCTTCAACGGGGCGGCGTTCGGTGTCATCCCGTACCTCTCGATCTGGATGCAGACGGTGCTGGGGCTGGGTCCGGTGCACGGCGGGCTCACCCTGCTGCCGATGACCGGCGCCTCGGTGGTCGTCGCGATCCTCGCCGGCAAGCTGCTGCACGGGGCTCCGGCCTGGCTCACGATCGGCGGCGGGCTGCTGCTGATCGGCTCGGGGGTCCTGTGCCAGGCCGTCCTCGACGCGGGCACGGGCTGGACGGTGCTGGTGCCGGGCCTGGTGCTCGTCGGGATCGGCGTCGGCCTGGTCGCCCCGGCGCTCGCGGGAGCCGCGCTCGCCTCCGTGCCGCAGGAGCGGGCGGGCATGGCGAGCGGCGCGGTGAACACGGTCCGGCAGCTCGGGTACGCGCTCGGGGTGGCCGCCTTCGGGACCGTGCTGATCTCCCGGATGCGCGACACGCTGTCGCACGACGCCGCGCACACCCTGGCGGGCGGCGGCGCCGGGGCGCTGCGGGGCACGGTCTCCGAGCACACGCTGCGGGCCGCGTTCGCCTCGGGACTCGACGCGGCGTCGGTGGCGGCCGGGGTGACGGCGCTGGTCGCGGGCGCGCTCGTCGTGATCCTGGTCCGGACGCCGCGCGCGGCCGCGAGCCCCGCGGGCGCTCCGGCGGAGAAGGTGCCGGCGCCCCAGGGCTGAGACGCGCCGGAGCCGGTCCCGGCCCTCCAGGGATCGGTCCGGCGCGTGCTCCCTCGGCGCCCTGGCCGCCGGGGAGGGTCGTCCCGGCCCCGGACGCGGCCTGCCCGCGACCGGGGCCGTCGCGGGCTCCGGAGGCGCGCCGCGCCGGGCGCGGAGCGGGGGTCCCGGGGTCGGCCGAGGGGGTTCGGACGGCTTCCGGAGGGGGAGGATTCCCCTCCGGCGCGGGTGGCGCCGCGGACTGGTGCGGGGTCGTACAGATTCCGTGGAGATTGCGGACCCGAAACCTACGGAACCGTAGGCAATTCTGTCCGGCCCTTCCCCTTGTGCGGGCATTTCCTCGGCTGACCAGTGCGGACGCCGTGTCCGTCGGCGGTTCGAGCCCCCTCCCGTCCGGTCTCGGGGTGGGGTAGCTTTCACGGCGCTGTGCGGAGCGCCACGAGGAGCGGTATTGCGCGAGTTCACCAACCCCCCGTTGGCGTCGGCGCCGCCGGTGGGCGGCCTGGCCGACGTCGTCTTCGAGTATGCCCAGGAGGACCCGCTGCGCATCGCGCTCGGCCGCAAGGACGAGCGGGGAGAGTGGCGCGACGTCACCGCCGCCGAGTTCCGCGACGAGGTCCTGGCCCTGGCCAAGGGCCTCCTCGCCCAGGGCGTCCGGTTCGGCGACCGCGTCGCCATCATGTGCCGCACCCGGTACGAGTGGACCCTCTTCGACTTCGCCCTGTGGACGGTCGGCGCCCAGGTCGTGCCCGTCTATCCCACGTCCTCCGCCGAGCAGGTCTTCTGGATGCTGCACGACGCGCAGGTGTCGGCGGTCATGGTGGAGCACGAGGACCACGCGATGACCATCGCCACGGTCGTGGACCGGCTGCCCACGCTCCAGCAGCTGTGGCAGCTCGACGCGGGCGCGGTGCACGAGCTGTACGAGGCCGGCGCGCACATCGACGACGACGTGGTGCACCGGCACCGCCGGGCCGTCACCCCCGAGTCGACCGCGACGATCATCTACACCTCGGGCACGACCGGGCGGCCCAAGGGCTGTGTCGTGTCGCACGAGAACTTCATGTTCGAGGCGGACACCGTCATCGAGCGCTGGGAGCCGGTCTTCCACTCCAAGCGCGGCGACGAGGCGGCGACCCTGCTGTTCCTGCCGCTCGCGCACGTCTTCGGGCGGATGGTGCAGGTGGCCGCGGTGCGCGGGAGGGTCAAGTTCGGCCACCAGCCGCAGCTGAACGCGGCCGCGCTGCTCCCGGACCTGGCCGCCTTCCGGCCGACCTTCTTCCTGGCCGTGCCCTACATCTTCGAGAAGGTGTTCAACGCCGCGCGCCGCAAGGCCGAGAAGGAAGGCAGATCGGGCCCCTTCGAGAAGGCCGTCGACGTGGCCGTGCGCTACGCGGACGCCGTCGAGTCGAAGGCCTGGGGCATCGGCCCCGGCCCCTCCGCGAGTCTGCGCATGCAGCACCAGGTCTTCGACAAGCTCGTCTACTCCAAGGTGCGGGCCGCGATGGGCGGCCGGGTCAAGCACGCCATGTCGGGCGGTTCGGCGATGGACCGGCGGCTCGGACTGTTCTTCGCGGGCGCGGGCGTCGTCATCTACGAGGGCTACGGGCTCACCGAGTCCACGGCCGCCGCGACCGCGAACCCGCCCGAGCGCACCCGGTTCGGCACCGTCGGACAGGCCATCCCGGGCACCACCGTGCACATCGCGGACGACGGCGAGATCTGGCTGCACGGCGGCAACGTGTTCCAGGGCTATCTCAACAACGACAAGGCCACGGACGCCACCCTGCACGACGGCTGGCTCGCCACCGGTGACCTCGGCTCCCTGGACGAGGACGGCTATCTCACGATCACCGGGCGCAAGAAGGAGATCCTGGTGACCTCCGGCGGCAAGAGCGTCTCGCCGGGCGTGCTGGAGGAACGGGTGCGCGACCATCCGCTGGTGGCGCAGTGCATCGTGGTCGGCAACGACCGTCCGTACATCGCGGCGCTCGTCACCCTCGACTCCGAGGCGGTCGAGCACTGGCTCCAGATGCGGGGCAAGCCGCAGCTGGCCGCCGGCGACCTGGTGCGCGACGCCGACCTGGAGACCGAGGTGCGGCGCGCCGTGGTCGCCGCGAACACGCTGGTCTCGCAGGCCGAGTCGATCCGTACGTTCCGGATACTGGCCCACCAGTTCACCGAGGAGCACGGGCTGCTGACCCCCTCGCTGAAGCTGAAGCGCAAGGCGATCGAGAAGGCGTACACGACGGAGGTCGAGGCGCTGTACCGGGCGTAGCGGCAGGACAGCACGGGCGCGGTACGCGGTGGGGCCGGCGCGGCGGGGGTCGGTGCGGTGGGCCTTTCGGCCAATCTGTATTTCACAGGACCGCGGGCCCGGTCAGGAATGCATCACGGGCCGTGATCGTTGACCATGGGAGTACCACCCGACGACTGAAGGATCGAGAGCTCGTGAGCAAGGTCCCCCCGATCATCCTGAACAACGGCGTCGAGATGCCGCAGCTGGGCTTCGGTGTCTGGCAGGTGCCGGACGACGAGGCGGAGCGGGCGGTCGCCACCGCGCTGGAGTCCGGGTAC
The window above is part of the Streptomyces sp. NBC_01428 genome. Proteins encoded here:
- a CDS encoding MFS transporter — its product is MRKWGPLTAVCLGTFMLLLDVTIAIVALPDMARGLHASLSDLQWVIDGYALALAALLLGVGAAADILGRRRVHVAGVALFAAASLWCGLATGPQMLVTARVVQGVGAAATLATTLPLLGSVYRGRDRSTALGVWGAVSGSAAAVGPVLGGLLTEGPGWRWIFFVNLPVSVAAVWLTLKVVPESKGPRGLRIDWAGTAAFACFTGATTFAVVRAGSDGWASAVTTGSFAVAAAALLAFVLVERRVAQPLLDLALLRKPAFVGVMLGALAFNGAAFGVIPYLSIWMQTVLGLGPVHGGLTLLPMTGASVVVAILAGKLLHGAPAWLTIGGGLLLIGSGVLCQAVLDAGTGWTVLVPGLVLVGIGVGLVAPALAGAALASVPQERAGMASGAVNTVRQLGYALGVAAFGTVLISRMRDTLSHDAAHTLAGGGAGALRGTVSEHTLRAAFASGLDAASVAAGVTALVAGALVVILVRTPRAAASPAGAPAEKVPAPQG
- a CDS encoding AMP-dependent synthetase/ligase, translating into MREFTNPPLASAPPVGGLADVVFEYAQEDPLRIALGRKDERGEWRDVTAAEFRDEVLALAKGLLAQGVRFGDRVAIMCRTRYEWTLFDFALWTVGAQVVPVYPTSSAEQVFWMLHDAQVSAVMVEHEDHAMTIATVVDRLPTLQQLWQLDAGAVHELYEAGAHIDDDVVHRHRRAVTPESTATIIYTSGTTGRPKGCVVSHENFMFEADTVIERWEPVFHSKRGDEAATLLFLPLAHVFGRMVQVAAVRGRVKFGHQPQLNAAALLPDLAAFRPTFFLAVPYIFEKVFNAARRKAEKEGRSGPFEKAVDVAVRYADAVESKAWGIGPGPSASLRMQHQVFDKLVYSKVRAAMGGRVKHAMSGGSAMDRRLGLFFAGAGVVIYEGYGLTESTAAATANPPERTRFGTVGQAIPGTTVHIADDGEIWLHGGNVFQGYLNNDKATDATLHDGWLATGDLGSLDEDGYLTITGRKKEILVTSGGKSVSPGVLEERVRDHPLVAQCIVVGNDRPYIAALVTLDSEAVEHWLQMRGKPQLAAGDLVRDADLETEVRRAVVAANTLVSQAESIRTFRILAHQFTEEHGLLTPSLKLKRKAIEKAYTTEVEALYRA